The Streptomyces kanamyceticus genome window below encodes:
- a CDS encoding DJ-1/PfpI family protein yields the protein MQIAIALYERFTVLDAIGPYQTLSSLPGAETVFVAAQAGPVRDDSGNLALVADKSFDEVRRPDIVVVPGGPGQSDQMENAPLLDWLRAVDPTTTWTTSVCTGSLALAAAGLLKGRRATSHWLALTELERLGVESTGERVVFDGKYVTGAGVSAGIDMGLTLAGKIAGDEHAQTVQLLTEYDPQPPYDAGSPEKAPAHIVAKFRDGSRFDQ from the coding sequence ATGCAGATCGCCATCGCCCTGTACGAGCGCTTCACCGTCCTGGACGCGATCGGTCCTTACCAGACCCTCAGCAGCCTGCCCGGCGCCGAGACCGTCTTCGTGGCCGCGCAGGCGGGCCCGGTGCGCGACGACAGCGGCAACCTCGCGCTCGTCGCCGACAAGTCGTTCGACGAGGTCAGGCGGCCCGACATCGTGGTCGTGCCCGGCGGACCCGGGCAGAGCGACCAGATGGAGAACGCGCCGCTCCTGGACTGGCTGCGCGCCGTGGACCCCACCACGACCTGGACGACGTCGGTGTGCACGGGCTCCCTGGCGCTCGCCGCGGCCGGACTGCTCAAGGGCCGCCGCGCCACCTCGCACTGGCTGGCCCTGACCGAGCTGGAGCGGCTCGGCGTCGAGTCGACGGGGGAGCGGGTGGTCTTCGACGGCAAGTACGTCACCGGGGCCGGTGTCTCGGCGGGCATCGACATGGGGCTCACCCTGGCGGGGAAGATCGCGGGCGACGAGCACGCGCAGACCGTGCAGCTGCTCACCGAGTACGACCCGCAGCCGCCCTACGACGCCGGGTCTCCGGAGAAGGCGCCCGCGCACATCGTGGCCAAGTTCCGCGACGGAAGCCGCTTCGACCAGTAA
- a CDS encoding GlxA family transcriptional regulator — MEQRTVLVVLFEGVQSLDVTGPVEVFAGAAHAIGDPDGAYRLHTASLDGGPVRTSGGLTLLPDSSLADAPAPHTLLVPGGQGTRPEDRGLIDWLREHGPRAERLVSVCTGAIRLAEAGLLEGRRVTTHWAYCDQLAKDFPGIEVDPDPIYVRDGHVATSAGVTAGIDLALALVEEDLGRQAALTIARYLVVFLRRPGNQAQFSAQLAAQTARREPLREVQQWITEHPDDDLSVDALAVRARLSPRHFARAFQAETGMTPGKYVERVRIEHARRLLEDTADGVEEVSRACGYGTPEAMRRSFVKTLGASPAEYRRRFHRTPHVTSTTHR, encoded by the coding sequence ATGGAGCAGCGAACCGTCCTGGTCGTCCTCTTCGAAGGCGTCCAGAGTCTTGATGTCACCGGCCCCGTGGAGGTCTTCGCGGGTGCGGCCCACGCCATCGGCGACCCCGACGGCGCGTACCGCCTCCACACCGCCTCGCTGGACGGCGGCCCGGTGCGCACCTCCGGCGGGCTCACGCTGCTGCCTGACTCCTCGCTCGCGGACGCCCCCGCCCCGCACACGCTGCTCGTGCCGGGCGGCCAGGGCACCCGCCCCGAGGACCGCGGGCTGATCGACTGGCTGCGCGAGCACGGCCCGCGCGCCGAGCGCCTGGTGTCGGTCTGCACCGGCGCCATCAGGCTCGCCGAGGCGGGCCTCCTGGAAGGGCGCAGGGTGACCACGCACTGGGCGTACTGCGACCAGCTCGCCAAGGACTTCCCCGGCATCGAGGTCGACCCGGACCCCATCTACGTACGCGATGGCCACGTGGCGACGTCCGCGGGGGTCACCGCGGGCATCGATCTCGCCCTGGCCCTGGTCGAGGAGGACCTGGGCAGACAGGCGGCGCTCACCATCGCCCGCTATCTGGTCGTCTTCCTGCGCCGACCGGGAAACCAGGCGCAGTTCAGCGCCCAGCTCGCCGCGCAGACCGCACGGCGCGAACCGCTGCGCGAGGTCCAGCAGTGGATCACCGAGCACCCGGACGACGACCTCTCGGTCGACGCGCTCGCCGTCCGCGCCCGCCTCTCGCCCCGCCACTTCGCCCGTGCCTTCCAGGCGGAGACCGGCATGACACCCGGCAAGTACGTCGAGCGGGTCCGCATCGAGCACGCGCGCCGCCTCCTGGAAGACACCGCCGACGGGGTGGAGGAGGTCTCGCGCGCCTGTGGATACGGCACTCCGGAGGCGATGCGCCGCTCCTTCGTCAAGACGCTCGGTGCCTCGCCCGCCGAGTACCGGCGCCGTTTCCACCGCACACCGCACGTCACATCCACCACTCACCGATAG
- a CDS encoding SCO6745 family protein produces the protein MTSSTTSPTHAALPPRAGRRCHNVLNGLHSTHYFSPDVSRELAGLGITHPSAVNFAVRAAALGPVGAGVVTAAFYNYKHALVAEHLPAVWRTASPEDVLAARARGVDTTLRRLLGDEVVSSPEMAEAAGLALRATEACSRSARPLYSAHADLPVPDAPHLAYWHAATLLREHRGDGHVSALLGAELDGIEALVSHTATGKGMTPKWNFATRGWNQEEWEAATERLRDRGLIDGEGELTESGVELRRHIEAETDRLDRAPYEHLGEAGVERLTELGTAFIGTALQAGAFPADMLGKA, from the coding sequence ATGACCTCTTCGACGACCTCCCCCACGCACGCCGCGCTGCCCCCGCGCGCCGGACGCCGCTGTCACAACGTGCTGAACGGGCTCCACTCGACGCACTACTTCTCCCCCGACGTGTCGCGGGAGCTCGCCGGGCTCGGCATCACCCACCCCAGCGCGGTCAACTTCGCCGTGCGGGCGGCCGCGCTTGGCCCCGTCGGCGCCGGAGTGGTGACCGCAGCCTTCTACAACTACAAGCACGCGCTCGTCGCCGAGCACCTGCCCGCGGTGTGGCGCACGGCCTCGCCCGAGGACGTCCTCGCGGCACGCGCGCGTGGCGTCGACACGACACTGCGCAGGCTCCTCGGCGACGAGGTCGTCTCCTCGCCCGAGATGGCCGAGGCCGCCGGGCTCGCGCTGCGCGCCACCGAGGCCTGCTCGCGCTCCGCGCGCCCGCTCTACTCCGCCCACGCCGACCTGCCGGTGCCCGACGCGCCGCACCTGGCGTACTGGCACGCGGCGACGCTGCTGCGCGAGCACCGCGGCGACGGGCACGTCAGCGCGCTGCTCGGCGCCGAACTCGACGGCATCGAGGCGCTGGTGAGTCACACCGCGACCGGCAAGGGCATGACGCCGAAGTGGAACTTCGCGACGCGCGGCTGGAACCAGGAGGAGTGGGAAGCGGCGACCGAGAGGCTCCGTGACCGCGGACTCATCGACGGCGAGGGCGAGTTGACCGAGTCGGGCGTGGAGTTGCGTCGGCACATCGAGGCGGAGACGGACCGCCTGGACCGGGCGCCCTACGAGCACCTGGGCGAGGCGGGCGTGGAGCGCCTCACCGAGCTCGGCACGGCGTTCATCGGGACGGCGCTGCAGGCCGGGGCGTTCCCCGCGGACATGCTCGGCAAGGCCTGA
- a CDS encoding LPFR motif small protein, translated as MFRAIADVLRQIAGAIATVVTLPFRALARLFGGASGSAGRGGRGGRARRA; from the coding sequence ATGTTCCGTGCCATCGCGGATGTTCTGCGCCAGATCGCGGGCGCCATCGCCACGGTCGTCACCCTGCCCTTCCGGGCGCTGGCCCGGCTGTTCGGCGGAGCCTCCGGTTCCGCGGGACGTGGCGGCCGAGGAGGGCGGGCGCGCCGGGCCTGA